A section of the Phaseolus vulgaris cultivar G19833 chromosome 8, P. vulgaris v2.0, whole genome shotgun sequence genome encodes:
- the LOC137824975 gene encoding actin cytoskeleton-regulatory complex protein PAN1-like translates to MARTKTTANPPPSSRNPPSQVHNPSRAPGAPSSQAERPATSRPNLAQATPPVAGGASIPTPDYKKLYPWANSALLKETSSVNSVLAVHRLRKGDQSDLSFHKEHDSKMVVLPCRPDEPIYLMLGKGKLAELRALARTHKLASGSQTVPNSVVEIAAAQGRSPPKGSTPPEALPAPQRKKLILRKPKRKTPQVVQEDEEEDDEATEDGLITKWIRVAPPSPSVPLALPTPTPPSPPAPTPTPPSPPAPTSPVQAVPLAAALPAVEANEPNFMENPPSASMPFVSAGGGPLSTASIAEAAPGGDEGAHNSPIIITESPTSPPRQGTQIQQPIQEGGGESQHQAPSAPPPTAVANLPLAVKGIWGPFTARLKMMAEDLPSIISKAVESSNKKLQDDISTLE, encoded by the exons atggctcgaacaaagaccaccgcgaatcctcctccttcgtcacgaaaccctccatcccaagTGCATAACCcatcgcgagcacctggtgctccctcttcccaggctgagaggcctgcaacctctcgccccaaccttgctcaggctactccaccagtcgccggaggagcctccatcccTACTCCAGACTACAAGAAACTTTACCCATGGGCCAACTCGGCTCTACTGAAAGAAacttcttcagtaaactctgTGCTGGCGGTgcaccgactaaggaaaggggaccagTCTGATctttcatttcacaaggagcacgacagcAAAATGGTCGTGCTGCCCTGCCGCCCGGATGAGCCAATCT atctcatgctgggcaaaggcaagctagctgaattgagggcgctcgcccgcacCCATAAATTGGCATCGGGGtctcaaaccgtgccaaactcagtggtggagatcgccgctgcccagggcagatcgccccccaAAGGCTCGACTCCTCCAGAAGCTCTGCCCGCtcctcaacgaaagaaactcatcttgaggaaaccaaagaggaaaactcctcaagtggtccaagaagatgaagaagaggacgatgagGCAACAGAGGATGGCCTTATCACCAAATGGATAAGGGTGGCGCCTCCTTCACCATCTGTTCCACTTGCCCTTCCAACGCCAACACcaccttctcccccagctccaacaccaacaccaccttctcccccagctccaacgtcgccagtccaagcagtgcccttggcggctgcacttcctgcggttgaggccaacgagcccaacttcatggagaaccctccgagcgcctccatGCCATTCGTTTccgctggagggggtcctctttcaactgcctcaatcgccgaagctgcgccaggtggggatgaaggtgctcataactcgccaatcatcatcaccgagtcccccacgtcaccaccacgccaaggaACTCAAATTCAACAACCAATCCAAGAGGGCGGTGGTGAgagccagcaccaggctccttcagcgcctccaccaacagcggttgcaaaccttccccttgcgGTCAAAGGTATatgggggcccttcacagctaggcttaaaatgatggcagaggacctcccctctaTCATATCAAAGGCTGTGGAGAGCTCTAACAAGAAACTTCAGGACGATATCTCCACCCTCGAATag